From one bacterium genomic stretch:
- a CDS encoding DNA-binding protein, which produces MKKPILLTVSEVAGLLRIQRAKVYILIETGALVGRKVGGDWRIRTDSVESLIGDLPEVAFKCAA; this is translated from the coding sequence ATGAAAAAGCCAATTCTTCTTACCGTTAGTGAAGTTGCAGGCCTACTAAGAATTCAACGCGCCAAGGTGTACATTCTCATAGAGACAGGCGCTCTTGTGGGAAGAAAAGTGGGGGGTGATTGGAGGATTCGAACTGATTCAGTTGAGTCACTGATAGGTGATCTGCCAGAAGTTGCCTTTAAATGCGCCGCCTAA